A stretch of Parachlamydia sp. AcF125 DNA encodes these proteins:
- a CDS encoding DUF6492 family protein produces the protein MRHSIYFFIFVSFTLISSLAIGQLYDFKEEPIDVVIPCTEKDVETLNLCIAGIQANCSQIRRVIVVSSHPLTDQAEWFDEALFPFTKDEIAYHLLKGDASLNSPKKLPRVGWYYQQMLKYYAAFIIPHISSNILILDSDTIFLNPVEFLNSEGAGLYNPGSEYHKAYFEHADRFLPGLKRLYPEYSGISHHMLLQLPVLEELFNRVETYHQMPLWQVFCHCVSDDCTFASGASEYEIYFNFVFSRTDQVKLRHLKWKNIKNLDHLPGYKARGYHYVSCHAWSRQGLSS, from the coding sequence ATGCGACATTCTATCTATTTTTTTATCTTTGTTTCTTTCACTTTGATTAGCAGCTTAGCGATAGGGCAACTTTATGATTTTAAAGAAGAACCTATCGATGTAGTCATTCCATGCACTGAAAAAGATGTGGAGACGCTTAATTTATGTATTGCGGGTATCCAAGCAAATTGTTCGCAAATTAGGCGGGTGATTGTCGTCTCTTCCCATCCTTTGACAGACCAAGCAGAATGGTTTGACGAAGCTTTATTTCCTTTTACTAAAGATGAGATCGCCTACCATCTCTTAAAGGGGGATGCGTCTTTAAACTCTCCTAAAAAATTGCCAAGAGTAGGGTGGTATTATCAACAGATGCTAAAGTACTATGCTGCTTTTATTATCCCTCATATTAGCTCGAATATTTTAATTTTAGATTCCGATACAATCTTTTTAAACCCAGTCGAGTTTTTAAACTCAGAAGGTGCCGGGCTCTATAATCCTGGTTCGGAGTACCATAAAGCCTATTTTGAGCACGCTGATCGTTTCTTGCCAGGCTTGAAGCGTTTATATCCGGAATATTCAGGGATCTCCCATCATATGCTTTTACAGCTTCCCGTCCTGGAAGAGCTATTTAACAGAGTAGAAACTTATCACCAAATGCCTTTATGGCAAGTTTTTTGCCACTGCGTGAGTGATGATTGTACATTTGCTTCAGGTGCTTCTGAGTATGAAATCTACTTTAATTTTGTTTTCTCACGAACAGATCAGGTTAAATTGCGCCATTTAAAATGGAAAAACATCAAAAACTTGGATCACTTACCAGGTTATAAAGCCCGAGGTTATCACTATGTATCCTGCCATGCCTGGTCAAGGCAAGGACTTAGCAGCTGA
- a CDS encoding alpha/beta hydrolase, whose amino-acid sequence MLKTILIHGNGGGQATDIWLPYVKKNMEHLGVAVIAKTFPDNFLARSEYWLPFLKKDLRADANTILIGHSSGAVCAMRYAEKYPIFGSVLVAACYTDLGSETEKLSGYYDDPWDWEAIRQNQKWIIQFASTDDPYIPIKEARYIHDKLHTDYYEFSDRGHFVDDHTFKECIIALKSKLFV is encoded by the coding sequence ATGTTAAAAACCATCCTTATTCACGGCAATGGCGGCGGACAAGCGACAGACATTTGGCTACCTTATGTAAAAAAAAATATGGAGCATCTAGGAGTAGCAGTTATAGCGAAAACTTTTCCCGATAATTTTTTAGCAAGGAGCGAGTATTGGCTTCCCTTTCTTAAGAAAGACTTAAGAGCTGATGCAAACACCATTCTCATCGGGCATTCGTCGGGAGCAGTGTGTGCGATGCGCTATGCTGAAAAATATCCTATTTTTGGTTCGGTTCTTGTGGCAGCCTGTTACACAGATCTAGGGAGTGAAACAGAAAAATTGAGCGGCTATTATGATGACCCATGGGATTGGGAAGCGATCCGTCAAAATCAGAAATGGATTATCCAATTTGCTTCCACGGACGATCCTTATATTCCAATCAAAGAAGCACGCTATATCCATGATAAATTACACACAGATTATTACGAATTTAGCGATAGAGGGCATTTTGTGGATGATCACACATTTAAAGAATGCATCATCGCCTTAAAGTCGAAGCTTTTTGTTTAG
- a CDS encoding helix-turn-helix domain-containing protein, with product MKKIQDYLKIKEAAEFLGVTTTTLRNWEKRGKLTSHRHPLNQYRLYKREDLEEFLQLIAMSKQKHSKGK from the coding sequence ATGAAAAAGATTCAAGACTATCTAAAAATTAAAGAAGCCGCTGAGTTCTTGGGCGTGACGACGACTACTTTAAGAAATTGGGAAAAACGAGGAAAATTAACTTCACATCGTCATCCACTAAATCAATACAGGCTTTATAAGCGTGAAGATCTAGAAGAATTTTTGCAATTGATAGCGATGTCAAAGCAAAAGCACTCGAAAGGAAAATAG
- a CDS encoding ATP-binding protein: MDSMEFNELFDLLQNGDEMDRIEAKSAAHGIGKSFLETVSAYSNEPGLGGGYILLGITKNGETRDFKYAITGISDPDKLQNEITSQCRQCFNLPIRPIIKVIPHPQGCMLLVYISEANAHEKPVYIKSKGIDEGAYRRIGSSDQICTREDLDLLYQLRSRRKYDETLVENASFTDFEPQAIKLYRYERERIKPDASELRYNDEDLLKALRAIETEKGLTAPTIGGLLLFGNQAVLRRLFPLKNRVDYMLVEGREWMTDSDKRYTAFEMCEALITGIPRLINQVMTDIPQVFALEEDEIRRKDNPIIPRKVIRESIVNALMHKDYRVASPVQIIKYSNRTEFRNVGYSLKPQEQLGLPGSVPRNEILAQVFQDIHYAEAKGTGISTMREEMKKANLSVPLIESDRASNLFVLTLLPHHLFDQQDIEWLKSFKAYNLSDEEARTLIIIREKGSISNTEYRAINGVDTLMASAHLRRLRDLELLEQKGRGNATYYIPTHKLLSPFVTPHVKSLSEGLTPHATQLSEGLSNQIVNLSGELDIELREAIQKIGKRTPPDIIKNLIKRLCLLRPFKPSDLAILLKRSHRYVRDYYLTPMVELGELELLFPSNPAHPQQAYKSTKS, from the coding sequence ATGGACTCAATGGAATTTAATGAGCTATTCGACTTGCTTCAAAATGGTGATGAAATGGATCGCATTGAAGCCAAATCCGCTGCTCACGGTATTGGAAAAAGCTTTCTCGAAACAGTTTCTGCTTATAGCAATGAACCAGGGCTTGGTGGAGGCTATATTTTATTAGGCATTACGAAAAATGGCGAAACACGAGATTTTAAATACGCTATTACAGGTATCTCTGATCCAGATAAACTTCAAAATGAGATTACTTCGCAATGTAGACAATGTTTTAATCTCCCTATTCGTCCAATTATCAAGGTCATTCCTCATCCTCAAGGTTGTATGCTCCTAGTCTACATTTCAGAAGCTAACGCTCACGAAAAACCAGTCTACATTAAGAGTAAAGGCATTGATGAAGGTGCTTATCGACGCATAGGATCATCCGATCAAATTTGTACCCGCGAAGATTTAGATCTCCTTTATCAACTTCGTTCTAGACGAAAGTACGATGAAACATTGGTTGAAAATGCTTCTTTTACAGATTTTGAGCCTCAAGCAATTAAATTATATAGATATGAAAGAGAAAGGATTAAACCAGATGCTTCTGAGCTGCGCTACAATGATGAAGATTTACTGAAAGCCTTGAGGGCAATTGAGACAGAAAAAGGTTTAACAGCTCCTACGATAGGTGGGCTACTTCTTTTCGGCAATCAAGCTGTTTTAAGACGACTTTTTCCTCTCAAAAATCGAGTGGATTACATGCTCGTCGAAGGCAGAGAATGGATGACCGATTCAGATAAACGCTATACAGCTTTTGAAATGTGTGAAGCTTTGATTACGGGCATTCCTCGCCTCATTAATCAAGTGATGACAGACATCCCTCAAGTGTTTGCTTTAGAAGAAGATGAAATCAGAAGGAAAGATAATCCCATCATTCCAAGAAAAGTCATCCGAGAGTCCATTGTCAATGCGCTCATGCATAAAGACTATCGAGTGGCAAGTCCTGTGCAAATTATAAAGTATTCCAATCGCACAGAATTTCGAAATGTTGGCTATTCCTTAAAGCCTCAAGAGCAGTTGGGGCTTCCTGGGTCAGTTCCCAGGAATGAGATTTTGGCTCAAGTGTTTCAAGATATTCATTATGCCGAAGCCAAAGGGACTGGAATTAGCACGATGCGTGAAGAAATGAAAAAAGCTAACCTATCAGTTCCCTTAATTGAATCTGATCGAGCAAGTAATTTGTTTGTCTTAACGCTCCTACCTCACCATCTCTTTGATCAGCAAGATATTGAATGGCTAAAGTCTTTCAAAGCCTATAACTTGAGTGATGAAGAAGCTCGTACTCTCATTATTATCCGTGAGAAAGGTTCTATTTCTAATACGGAATATCGAGCAATTAATGGAGTTGATACTTTAATGGCAAGTGCTCATTTAAGGCGCCTTCGAGATTTAGAACTTTTAGAGCAGAAAGGGAGAGGGAATGCAACATATTACATTCCTACTCATAAACTTCTTTCTCCTTTTGTTACCCCTCATGTTAAGTCTTTATCTGAGGGGTTAACCCCTCATGCAACTCAGTTATCTGAGGGGTTATCTAATCAGATAGTGAACTTATCTGGGGAGTTAGATATAGAGTTAAGAGAAGCGATTCAAAAAATAGGAAAAAGAACTCCGCCAGACATAATAAAAAATCTAATAAAACGACTGTGTCTATTGCGTCCTTTTAAGCCCAGTGATTTAGCCATTCTCCTAAAAAGAAGTCATCGATATGTTCGTGACTACTATCTTACTCCTATGGTTGAGTTGGGTGAACTTGAGTTATTATTTCCTAGTAATCCTGCTCATCCACAACAAGCCTATAAGAGCACGAAATCATGA
- a CDS encoding APC family permease, with product MNLPNQKKLGLLSIILLGINSMVGASIFILPGKAMALVNTWSPFLYLLATLFIILIALCFAKCASLFNKNGAAYLYAREAFGDFVGFEVGMMKWAISIIAWATLAVGFTTALSSLVPALAGEPFRSLLIMAQILFFTVLNLRGIHSFKFLNDVMTITKLIPLLAVVAIGLFFLKSEHFVLLPFREIEPTHFKEAFLMVFYAFTGFEGLAVAAQEMKNPQKNIPIALIIVISFCSLLYFIIQIVAIGVLGSQLAESVFPISDLAYALGGQWSKNIVDIGTLISIGGVNLVASFMTPRTAVALAEDQLIPSYIAAKNRYESPYIATLMTAGFVSLIALSGNFYQLAILNVAARFTQYIPTCLALLVLRRREEWKPLLNGPLYTILPIAALALNFWLLLQISWVQLGAGFGVLLMGVPLYRFFKEKEPSLSFPKLIR from the coding sequence ATGAACCTTCCTAACCAAAAAAAATTAGGCCTTTTAAGTATTATCCTGCTAGGGATTAATAGTATGGTCGGCGCCAGCATTTTTATCCTTCCCGGGAAGGCGATGGCACTTGTCAATACGTGGAGCCCCTTTCTTTATCTATTGGCAACTTTATTTATCATCTTAATAGCCCTTTGTTTTGCAAAATGTGCCTCCCTTTTTAACAAAAATGGAGCAGCTTATCTTTACGCTAGAGAAGCGTTTGGAGATTTTGTGGGATTTGAAGTTGGCATGATGAAATGGGCGATTAGCATTATTGCTTGGGCGACTTTAGCGGTGGGTTTCACCACTGCCTTAAGCTCTTTAGTTCCTGCCCTTGCTGGAGAGCCTTTTCGCAGCCTTTTAATTATGGCGCAGATCCTCTTTTTTACCGTTTTAAATCTTAGAGGGATTCACTCTTTTAAGTTTTTAAATGATGTGATGACCATTACGAAACTCATTCCTCTTCTAGCCGTAGTGGCAATTGGCCTATTTTTTTTAAAAAGTGAGCATTTTGTATTGCTGCCTTTTAGAGAAATCGAACCCACCCACTTTAAAGAAGCCTTTTTAATGGTTTTTTATGCTTTTACGGGATTTGAAGGCCTGGCGGTTGCTGCGCAAGAAATGAAAAATCCTCAAAAAAATATTCCAATCGCTTTAATTATTGTGATCAGTTTTTGCTCTTTACTCTATTTTATTATCCAAATTGTAGCGATTGGCGTTTTAGGCTCCCAGTTGGCAGAAAGTGTCTTTCCTATCTCTGATCTCGCCTATGCACTGGGCGGTCAATGGAGTAAAAATATTGTCGATATAGGGACTTTGATTTCGATTGGAGGGGTCAATTTGGTCGCTTCATTTATGACCCCAAGAACAGCGGTTGCTTTAGCAGAAGATCAGCTTATTCCTTCTTATATTGCTGCCAAGAATCGGTATGAATCTCCGTATATAGCGACTTTAATGACTGCAGGCTTTGTCTCCCTGATTGCTTTGTCGGGAAATTTTTATCAATTGGCTATTTTAAACGTGGCCGCTAGATTTACCCAGTACATTCCCACATGTTTAGCTTTATTGGTTTTACGCAGGAGAGAGGAGTGGAAACCCCTCCTAAATGGCCCTCTTTATACCATTCTACCCATTGCTGCGCTGGCCCTGAATTTTTGGCTGCTTTTACAGATTTCGTGGGTCCAATTGGGTGCTGGCTTTGGCGTCCTTCTAATGGGAGTTCCCCTTTATCGATTTTTCAAAGAAAAGGAGCCCTCCCTTTCTTTCCCCAAGTTAATTAGGTAG
- a CDS encoding gamma-glutamyl-gamma-aminobutyrate hydrolase family protein, which yields MRAKKAIIGISTNFLFETFGPETGQERVYVNYSYIDVVIQAGGVPLMLPFVENEEIVRAQMNQIDGLILSGGIDVNPLLYGEQPHPMLGTIFPKRDTHELHLVRMAEETNKPILGICRGLQLLNVAFGGTLYQDIPHMFNTNILHLQKEKKHIAMHDVDVMPGTILEEIFNASSLETNTYHHQAIKKLANGFTINAKAKDGLIEGIEKNDGHFILGVQWHPEMMVSSDANMQKLFNYFIKKVENHEPS from the coding sequence ATGCGGGCAAAAAAAGCAATTATCGGAATTTCAACTAATTTTTTATTTGAAACATTTGGACCTGAAACAGGACAAGAACGCGTGTATGTGAACTATTCTTACATCGATGTGGTTATTCAAGCAGGGGGAGTTCCCCTCATGCTTCCTTTTGTGGAAAACGAAGAGATTGTACGAGCGCAGATGAATCAAATTGATGGTTTGATTCTTTCAGGTGGAATTGATGTAAATCCGTTGCTTTATGGAGAGCAACCACATCCGATGCTAGGAACCATTTTTCCCAAGCGCGATACCCATGAGTTGCATCTCGTTCGAATGGCCGAGGAAACAAATAAACCCATATTAGGAATTTGCCGCGGTTTACAATTGCTGAACGTCGCTTTTGGAGGAACTCTTTACCAAGATATCCCCCATATGTTTAATACAAACATTCTCCATCTGCAAAAAGAAAAAAAGCATATTGCAATGCACGATGTGGATGTAATGCCCGGCACAATTTTGGAAGAAATTTTTAATGCCTCCTCTCTCGAAACGAATACCTATCATCATCAAGCTATTAAAAAACTAGCAAATGGGTTTACAATTAATGCAAAAGCAAAAGATGGACTGATAGAAGGGATCGAAAAGAACGACGGGCATTTTATTTTAGGGGTACAATGGCATCCCGAAATGATGGTTTCATCCGATGCGAATATGCAAAAATTGTTTAATTATTTTATCAAAAAAGTAGAAAACCATGAACCTTCCTAA
- a CDS encoding leucine-rich repeat domain-containing protein: MQILQLDDNNLTSFPVEITQLSRLIYLDLYRNRIANLPAEIRQLSQLEELGLENNKLTNLPAEIGQLSQLSELSLYENQLTSLPTELTQLSQLLKLNLDCNQLTSFPTGITQLSRLRRLGLSCNRIASLPIEIKQLSQLEELYLEGNKLTNLPAEIGQLPQLKMLDLKDNKLAGVCEGVGWLLRQRCTILT; the protein is encoded by the coding sequence TTGCAAATCCTTCAGCTAGACGATAACAATCTCACTAGCTTTCCTGTAGAGATAACGCAGCTGTCCCGATTAATATACCTTGACTTATACCGTAACCGAATCGCCAATCTCCCTGCAGAGATAAGGCAGTTGTCTCAGTTGGAAGAGCTTGGTTTAGAAAATAACAAACTTACTAACCTTCCTGCAGAGATAGGACAGCTATCTCAGCTATCAGAGCTTTCCTTATACGAAAATCAGCTCACTAGCCTTCCTACAGAGTTGACGCAGCTATCCCAGCTATTAAAGCTCAACTTAGACTGCAACCAGCTCACTAGCTTTCCTACAGGGATAACACAACTATCCCGGCTGCGAAGGCTAGGCTTAAGCTGCAACCGAATCGCCAGTCTTCCTATAGAGATAAAACAGCTGTCTCAGTTGGAGGAACTTTATTTAGAAGGTAATAAGCTTACTAACCTGCCTGCAGAGATAGGACAGCTGCCTCAGTTGAAGATGCTTGATTTAAAAGATAACAAGCTCGCTGGTGTTTGCGAAGGGGTGGGCTGGTTATTAAGGCAACGCTGCACCATCTTGACGTAA
- a CDS encoding leucine-rich repeat domain-containing protein encodes MNSNPSLSIESLPAELLYPILESSATPSLFRVCKSWHALLVNAVMPALYKKIAAIHIPRLRDDTQITAILKKVYPLKPNLTPAEKVKQIFKQVFNLARSLSPLEFRQAIEEKRYLTLASYSSYLLNINRLLLWERLPGGREYLNYEEVKSLSLEKKGERLRQWIKENCEHLTRLNLCKAGLTYLPPEIGLFSHLQILNLQENKLTSLPTEIGQLAQLKELSLNQNRLTTLPKEISQLSQLSKLDLSQNLFTDFPIEVLQLSQLSSLKLTQNLLMTLPAEIGQLTQLKEIYLNHNRLTILPAEIGQMSLLKKVWLGINRLTILPAEIGQLSQLEKLYLESNNLTSLPTEIGQLSALQILDLGDNKLASFPAGITQLPQLRELRLSYNRITDLPAEIGQLSQLEKLYLKWNSLTSLPAEIGQLPALQILHLGDNKLTSLPAGLTQLSQLLSLNLDCNQLTSLPAEISQLFRLSELSLYKNQLSSLPAGLTQLSQLLELNLDCNLLTSLPAEIGQLSQLRTLDLSYNRITSLPAEIKQLSQLEELYLRDNKLNSLPAEIGQLSQLRTLDLRDNKLPSVCEGIGQLSKQGCLIWR; translated from the coding sequence ATGAACTCTAACCCTTCTTTATCCATCGAAAGTTTGCCCGCTGAGCTGCTCTATCCTATCTTAGAGAGTAGCGCAACTCCGTCCTTATTTAGGGTCTGCAAAAGCTGGCACGCCCTGCTAGTTAATGCTGTCATGCCAGCTCTTTATAAAAAAATAGCTGCCATCCATATTCCCCGCCTAAGAGATGATACCCAAATAACGGCTATTTTGAAGAAGGTTTATCCATTAAAACCTAACCTCACTCCAGCAGAAAAGGTAAAGCAAATTTTTAAGCAAGTTTTTAACTTGGCTCGCTCTTTATCTCCTCTGGAATTCAGGCAGGCAATAGAAGAAAAAAGATATTTGACACTAGCTAGCTATTCTTCTTATCTTCTCAATATTAATCGCCTTTTGCTTTGGGAAAGACTTCCAGGCGGGCGGGAATACCTGAACTACGAAGAAGTTAAATCTTTATCTTTAGAAAAAAAAGGCGAACGTCTTAGGCAATGGATAAAAGAAAATTGCGAGCACTTAACTAGGCTAAATTTATGTAAAGCAGGCTTAACCTATTTACCACCAGAAATAGGTCTGTTTTCCCATCTGCAAATACTTAACTTGCAAGAGAATAAGCTCACTAGCCTTCCCACAGAAATAGGACAATTAGCCCAGCTAAAAGAGCTTAGCTTGAACCAAAACCGACTCACAACCCTTCCTAAAGAGATAAGCCAGTTGTCTCAGCTATCCAAGCTTGACTTAAGCCAGAACCTGTTCACCGATTTTCCAATAGAGGTATTGCAGCTATCTCAGCTTAGTTCTCTTAAGCTAACTCAAAATCTGTTAATGACTTTACCTGCAGAGATAGGGCAATTAACCCAGCTAAAAGAAATTTACTTGAATCACAACCGACTCACCATCCTTCCAGCAGAGATTGGCCAAATGTCCCTGCTAAAAAAAGTTTGGTTAGGAATAAATCGACTCACAATCCTTCCAGCAGAGATTGGCCAACTGTCCCAGCTAGAGAAGCTTTATTTAGAAAGTAATAATCTTACTAGCCTTCCCACAGAGATAGGGCAGCTATCTGCTTTGCAAATCCTTGATTTAGGAGATAACAAGCTCGCTAGCTTTCCTGCAGGAATAACGCAGTTGCCACAGCTACGAGAACTCCGCCTAAGCTATAATCGAATTACCGATCTTCCTGCAGAGATAGGGCAGCTGTCCCAGTTGGAGAAGCTTTACTTAAAATGGAATAGCCTTACTAGCCTTCCCGCAGAGATAGGGCAGCTGCCTGCCTTGCAAATCCTTCATTTAGGAGATAACAAGCTCACTAGCCTTCCTGCAGGGTTAACGCAACTGTCTCAGCTATTAAGCCTCAACTTAGACTGCAACCAGCTCACTAGCCTTCCTGCAGAGATAAGCCAGCTGTTTCGGCTGTCAGAGCTTTCTTTATACAAAAACCAGCTCAGTAGCCTTCCTGCAGGGTTGACGCAACTGTCTCAGTTATTAGAACTCAACTTAGACTGCAATCTGCTCACTAGCCTTCCTGCAGAAATAGGACAGCTGTCTCAGCTGCGAACGCTTGACTTAAGCTACAATCGAATCACCAGTCTTCCTGCAGAGATAAAACAGCTGTCTCAGTTGGAGGAACTTTATTTAAGAGATAATAAGCTTAATAGCCTTCCTGCAGAAATAGGACAGCTGTCTCAGCTGCGAACGCTTGATTTAAGAGATAACAAGCTCCCTAGTGTTTGTGAAGGGATAGGCCAACTATCAAAACAAGGCTGCCTCATCTGGAGGTAA
- a CDS encoding leucine-rich repeat domain-containing protein, which yields MNSNSFLSIESLPTELLSPILEACVTHSLFSVCRSWRILLVNAVMPALYKKIAAIHIPQGKDGIQKTAILDSVYQLESTLPPVVKVNLIFKKVFILAGSLSPLEFRQTIEERRYLTLADYFSYLLNINRLLLWKRLPGGQKYLNRKEVKSLSLEKKGERLGEWIRENCQDLTELNLAGIIGLNYLPPEIAQLSHLETLNLSKNRLSSLPVEIGQLSQLKNLYLTHNQLTSLPAEIGQLSLLKCLDLRNNQFIDFPAEIGQLPQLEGLFLAFNQLTSLPAEIGQLSQLKNLYLTNNQLTSLPTEIGQLSQLKCLDLKSNQFINFPAEIGQLPQLEELFLTSNQLTSLPAEIGQLSQLSSLDLSENQLTSLPAEIGQPSQLSNLDLSENQLTILPAEIGQLSQLSSLDLSENQLTSLSAEIGQLSQLKMFYLRSNQLTRLPGEIGQLSQLSSLDLSENQLTSLPAEIGQLSRLEWLGLQKNQLTSLPAEIGQLSQLRSLDLSENQLTSLPGEIGQLSHLLWLFLYENQLTSFPTGIGQLSQLLELYLSANQLTILPLNMVWLLKLVKLNRNRGNYLT from the coding sequence ATGAACTCTAACTCTTTTTTATCCATCGAAAGCTTGCCCACCGAGTTGCTCTCCCCTATTTTAGAGGCTTGCGTAACCCATTCTTTATTTAGCGTCTGTAGAAGCTGGCGCATTCTGCTAGTGAATGCTGTCATGCCAGCTCTTTATAAAAAAATAGCAGCCATCCATATTCCCCAGGGAAAGGACGGCATCCAAAAAACGGCTATATTGGATAGCGTTTACCAACTAGAATCTACTCTCCCCCCTGTGGTAAAAGTGAATCTAATTTTTAAAAAGGTTTTCATTCTTGCTGGCTCTTTATCTCCTCTGGAATTCAGGCAGACAATAGAAGAAAGAAGATATTTGACACTAGCTGATTATTTTTCTTATCTTCTAAACATAAATCGTCTTTTGCTTTGGAAAAGACTTCCAGGCGGACAGAAATACTTAAACCGTAAAGAAGTTAAGTCTTTATCCTTGGAAAAAAAAGGAGAGCGTCTTGGGGAATGGATAAGGGAAAATTGCCAAGACTTAACTGAGCTAAATTTGGCTGGCATAATAGGCCTAAACTACTTACCACCAGAAATAGCCCAACTGTCTCATCTGGAAACGCTTAATTTAAGCAAAAACCGGCTCTCTAGCCTTCCCGTAGAGATAGGACAGCTATCTCAGCTAAAAAACCTTTATTTAACACATAACCAACTCACTAGCCTTCCAGCAGAAATAGGACAGCTGTCCCTGCTTAAATGCCTTGACTTAAGAAACAATCAGTTCATCGATTTTCCAGCAGAAATAGGACAGCTCCCACAGCTAGAAGGGCTTTTCTTAGCGTTTAACCAGCTCACTAGCCTTCCTGCAGAGATAGGACAGCTGTCTCAGCTGAAAAACCTTTATTTAACAAATAACCAACTCACTAGCCTCCCAACAGAAATAGGACAGCTGTCACAGCTTAAATGTCTTGACTTAAAAAGCAATCAGTTCATCAATTTTCCAGCAGAAATAGGACAACTCCCACAGCTAGAAGAGCTTTTCTTAACGAGCAACCAACTCACTAGCCTTCCTGCAGAGATAGGACAGCTGTCTCAGCTGAGCAGCCTTGATTTAAGCGAAAATCAGCTCACTAGCCTTCCTGCAGAGATAGGACAGCCGTCTCAGCTGAGCAACCTTGATTTAAGCGAAAATCAGCTCACTATCCTTCCTGCAGAAATAGGACAGCTGTCTCAGCTGAGCAGCCTTGATTTAAGCGAAAATCAGCTCACTAGCCTTTCTGCAGAAATAGGACAGCTGTCCCAGCTGAAAATGTTTTATTTAAGATCTAACCAACTCACTAGACTTCCTGGGGAGATAGGTCAGCTGTCTCAGCTGAGCAGCCTTGATTTAAGCGAAAATCAGCTCACTAGCCTTCCTGCAGAAATAGGACAGCTCTCTCGGCTAGAATGGCTTGGATTGCAAAAAAACCAGCTCACTAGCCTTCCTGCAGAGATAGGTCAGCTGTCTCAGCTGAGAAGCCTTGATTTAAGCGAAAACCAGCTCACCAGCCTTCCTGGAGAGATAGGGCAGCTGTCTCACCTATTATGGCTTTTCTTATACGAAAATCAACTCACTAGCTTTCCTACAGGGATAGGGCAACTGTCTCAGTTATTAGAGCTTTACTTAAGCGCAAACCAACTCACTATCCTTCCATTAAATATGGTTTGGTTATTAAAACTGGTGAAGCTCAACCGGAATAGGGGCAACTACTTAACTTAA